GAGCGTGGTGACTTTTGCCATAATGCAATCCTTCTGAAAATAGGTGTATGATATGATCTTTTAAATATCAGAATGATGACTTGAGCGTTGATGAAAATACTTTATTCATCCGCATGGTAAATAGCGTTTCAAATAGGGCACGGTTGAAATAGGCTTGAAATAAATTGTTGATATTTTATCCGAAAAGAATTATACTTATTTAACAAGTTAAATAACCCGTAAAATTCCTGAAAAAAACGCCATTTTACCATAAAAATCAAAAAAGGAGGAGTAAATGGACGCAGTATTAAAAAACAGGATCGAAAAAAAAGCTTATGAGATTTTCCTTCACCGCGGAGCCCAGCCGGGCCATCATTTTGACGACTGGATAAAGGCGGAGAAGGAAGTCATGGCGGAAATTGCAAAAGAAAAGGCCGCAAAGGGAAAGCCGCCAGTCCAAAACAAGCCGCCAATACAGAAAAGAAAATTCTAAATAGGTTTTGCTTGAAAAAAAGAAGGGGCGCCTGCTGTTTAGCATGTTGACAGGAGCCCTTTTTCTAATTGCTTTCCGTCAGATTGTTTCCGATGATCCTCCGACGCTACTCACGCAATTCATGTCCGTTGTCGCAATAAAGTATCGGGCTTGACATCAGATAAATAAAATCCCCCTTTCGCAAGGGGGATTATCATCCGGCATTTCCTTAAACAATCATCAGCCTATTCCGTCACCTGCAGCGCCAGTATCGTCAAATCATCATGGTACGGCGCGTTGCGGGTGAACCTCTTGATGTCGTCCATGAGCATCGCGATAAGTGCGTCCGCGTCGGAGGCCTTGTCGCGGCCGAGCACGTCATTGAGGCGCTGCACGCCGTAGGAATTGCGCTCCGGGTTGTTCGCGTCGATCAGGCCGTCGGTGTAGATAAGAAAGCGGTCGCCCTTCTTGAGATCGACGTTCACCTCGTCCATCATGGCCGTGAACTTTGCGGTGTCGGACACGAGGCCGAGCGCCAGGCCGTTGGAGATGACCGGGATGGGCGGCTCGCCGCTGCTGCTCAGCTTGAGCAGCATGGGATGGCCTGCGCGCGCGTAGCTCATGGAGGTGCCGTTAGCCTTGATGATGAGGCACAGCGCGGTGACGAACGAACGGTCGTCGAGGTTGAGGGTCATGAAATCGTTCACGGCGCAGAGCAGGCGTTTTGCCGAGGTCTCGCTGCGTCCCTCGACGCGGAAGGTGCTGCGCAGCAT
The Chitinivibrionales bacterium genome window above contains:
- a CDS encoding DUF2934 domain-containing protein, whose protein sequence is MDAVLKNRIEKKAYEIFLHRGAQPGHHFDDWIKAEKEVMAEIAKEKAAKGKPPVQNKPPIQKRKF